One genomic segment of Thermococcus peptonophilus includes these proteins:
- the arsB gene encoding ACR3 family arsenite efflux transporter, whose product MGEKKGLSFFEKYLSLWVALCIIAGIALGKLIPSVPQALSKLTIANVNMPIAVLIWAMIYPMMVKVDFSAIKRVHKGQMLKGLTVTWVTNWLIKPFSMFLISSFFIGTLFSLKFGIIDPSLAREYIAGAILLGAAPCTAMVFVWSYLADGDPLYTLVQVATNDLIILIAFAPIVGFLMGLNEVPVPYDTLLLSVVLFVVIPLTAGYLSRRHILRTKGPEWFERQFLPKLNTVSIIGLLLTLILLFSFQGEIILENPLHIVLIAIPLTIQTYLIFAIAYGWSWLWKLPHKVAAPASFIGASNFFELAVAVAIALFGLESGAALATVVGVLEEVPIMLSLVWIANKTRGLFTARFDAGSAVPTLEEE is encoded by the coding sequence ATGGGCGAGAAAAAGGGGTTAAGCTTTTTCGAAAAGTACCTCTCCCTCTGGGTGGCGCTTTGCATAATAGCGGGCATAGCGCTCGGAAAGCTCATACCGTCGGTGCCCCAGGCACTCTCAAAACTTACGATAGCCAACGTCAACATGCCGATAGCGGTCCTAATCTGGGCGATGATATACCCCATGATGGTCAAGGTGGACTTTTCAGCCATCAAGAGAGTTCACAAGGGTCAGATGCTCAAAGGACTGACCGTCACATGGGTGACCAACTGGCTAATAAAGCCCTTCAGCATGTTCCTCATAAGCTCGTTCTTCATAGGGACGCTCTTCTCCCTCAAGTTTGGCATAATCGACCCCTCGCTTGCTAGGGAGTACATAGCCGGTGCAATACTCCTCGGTGCAGCACCGTGCACGGCAATGGTCTTCGTGTGGAGCTATTTGGCCGATGGCGACCCTCTCTATACGCTTGTGCAGGTGGCTACCAACGACCTTATAATCCTCATCGCCTTCGCTCCAATAGTCGGCTTCCTCATGGGCCTAAACGAGGTTCCCGTTCCATACGACACGCTCCTCCTCTCCGTGGTGCTCTTCGTCGTCATCCCGCTAACAGCGGGCTACCTCTCAAGGAGACACATCCTGAGAACCAAGGGGCCGGAGTGGTTCGAGCGCCAGTTCCTTCCAAAGCTCAACACGGTCTCGATAATTGGCCTCCTCCTCACGCTGATACTCCTCTTCTCGTTCCAGGGAGAGATAATCCTTGAAAACCCGCTCCACATAGTCCTCATAGCCATTCCGCTGACGATACAGACATACCTCATCTTCGCAATAGCCTACGGGTGGAGCTGGCTCTGGAAGCTCCCCCATAAGGTAGCAGCACCGGCCTCTTTCATAGGGGCAAGCAACTTCTTTGAGTTAGCGGTGGCGGTTGCGATAGCACTCTTCGGCCTTGAAAGCGGAGCGGCTTTAGCCACGGTGGTCGGTGTTTTGGAAGAAGTGCCAATAATGCTGAGCCTCGTGTGGATAGCCAACAAGACGAGAGGACTTTTCACGGCCAGGTTTGATGCAGGAAGCGCGGTTCCAACGCTTGAAGAGGAGTGA
- a CDS encoding LPXTG cell wall anchor domain-containing protein, giving the protein MVVLDHGTLGYVTFGLMGLSMLSGAFIFLSKKRQFWIKVHLLVSILAYIFMVLTIWVVR; this is encoded by the coding sequence ATGGTAGTTTTGGACCACGGGACTCTTGGATACGTGACCTTTGGTCTGATGGGCCTATCGATGCTTAGTGGCGCCTTCATCTTTCTCTCCAAGAAGAGGCAGTTCTGGATAAAGGTGCACCTACTGGTGAGCATTCTTGCCTACATCTTTATGGTCTTGACGATATGGGTCGTGAGGTGA